Proteins encoded together in one Streptomyces umbrinus window:
- a CDS encoding response regulator transcription factor produces the protein MTRVLLAEDDASISEPLARALRREGYEVEVREDGPTALDAGIQGGIDLCVLDLGLPGMDGLEVARRLRAEGHTVPILILTARADEVDTVVGLDAGADDYVTKPFRLAELLARVRALLRRGAAEPQQPPATHGVRIDVESHRAWMGEEELQLTAKEFDLLRVLVRDAGRVVTRDQLMREVWDTTWWSSTKTLDMHISWLRKKLGDDAANPRYIATVRGVGFRFEKS, from the coding sequence ATGACCCGAGTACTGCTCGCCGAGGACGACGCGTCCATCTCGGAACCCCTGGCCCGCGCCCTGCGCCGGGAGGGGTACGAGGTTGAGGTACGCGAGGACGGCCCCACCGCGCTCGACGCCGGCATCCAGGGCGGCATCGATCTGTGTGTGCTCGACCTCGGGCTGCCCGGCATGGACGGCCTGGAGGTGGCCCGGCGGCTGCGCGCCGAGGGGCACACCGTGCCGATCCTCATCCTGACCGCGCGCGCCGACGAGGTGGACACGGTCGTCGGCCTGGACGCCGGCGCCGACGACTACGTCACCAAGCCGTTCCGCCTCGCCGAGCTGCTGGCCCGCGTCCGGGCCCTGCTGCGGCGCGGCGCGGCCGAGCCCCAGCAGCCTCCGGCCACGCACGGGGTGCGCATCGACGTCGAGTCGCACCGGGCCTGGATGGGCGAGGAGGAGCTCCAGCTCACCGCCAAGGAGTTCGACCTGCTGCGGGTTCTCGTCCGGGATGCCGGGCGGGTCGTCACGCGTGACCAGCTCATGCGTGAGGTGTGGGACACGACGTGGTGGTCTTCCACGAAGACCCTCGACATGCATATCTCGTGGTTGCGGAAGAAGCTCGGTGACGACGCGGCGAATCCGCGGTACATCGCGACGGTACGTGGAGTGGGTTTCCGCTTCGAGAAGAGCTAG
- a CDS encoding RNA polymerase sigma factor SigF encodes MSPRLDASQTHRATSTPPLERLEDESADENVGLAGLPEIPPFDEVGPVDARALSKTLFERLESLEEGTHEYSYVRNTLVELNLALVKFAASRFRSRSEPMEDIIQVGTIGLIKAIDRFELSRGVEFPTFAMPTIVGEIKRFFRDTSWSVRVPRRLQELRLDLAKAGDELAQQLDRAPTVGELAERLGLSNDEVVEGMAASNAYTASSLDAQPKEDDSEGALADRIGYEDHGLEGIEYVESLKPLIAELPPRDRQILSLRFVANMTQSEIGDELGISQMHVSRLLSRTLVRLRRGLTVEE; translated from the coding sequence ATGTCACCCCGGCTCGACGCATCGCAGACCCATAGGGCGACGTCGACACCCCCTCTGGAACGACTGGAAGACGAGTCAGCCGACGAGAACGTCGGCCTCGCCGGACTTCCGGAGATCCCGCCTTTCGACGAGGTCGGGCCAGTGGACGCACGGGCCCTGTCCAAGACCCTCTTCGAGCGGCTGGAGTCGCTGGAAGAAGGCACCCACGAGTATTCGTACGTACGCAACACCCTGGTCGAACTCAATCTCGCCCTGGTGAAGTTCGCCGCCTCCCGGTTCCGCTCCCGCAGTGAGCCGATGGAAGACATCATCCAGGTCGGCACGATCGGCCTGATCAAGGCGATCGACCGGTTCGAGCTCAGCCGTGGCGTCGAGTTCCCGACCTTCGCGATGCCGACCATCGTCGGCGAGATCAAGCGCTTCTTCCGCGACACCTCATGGTCCGTGCGGGTACCGCGCCGACTGCAGGAACTGCGCCTCGACCTGGCCAAGGCGGGCGACGAACTCGCGCAGCAACTGGACCGCGCTCCGACGGTGGGAGAGCTGGCGGAACGTCTGGGGCTGTCGAACGACGAGGTCGTCGAGGGCATGGCCGCGTCGAACGCCTACACGGCCAGCTCGCTCGACGCCCAGCCCAAGGAGGACGACTCCGAGGGCGCGCTGGCGGACCGGATCGGCTACGAGGACCACGGGCTCGAAGGCATCGAGTACGTCGAGTCGTTGAAGCCGCTGATCGCCGAACTCCCGCCGCGCGACCGGCAGATCCTGTCCCTGCGGTTCGTCGCCAACATGACCCAGTCCGAGATCGGTGACGAACTCGGCATCTCGCAGATGCACGTCTCGCGGCTGCTGTCGCGGACGCTGGTGCGGCTGCGCAGGGGACTGACCGTCGAGGAGTGA
- a CDS encoding ATP-binding protein, whose protein sequence is MRRRLINSTLAVVLVVIAVFGVSLVIVETRTISNSAQERVDSEAVRLVSIVDSRILGDELISAGVLKDQVTGDRYARIEIPGRADIHIGDKPTGDVIKSTRKGDQRETVTVQEPRSAVTREVGRTLLIIAAVALLAVIAAVLLAVRQANRLASPLTDLAETAERLGSGDPRPRHKRYGVPELDRVADVLDGSAERIARMLTAERRLAADASHQLRTPLTALSMRLEEITLTDDPDIVKEEATIALGQVERLTDVVERLLTNSRDPRTGSAVTFDLDEVIKQQLAEWRPAYRNAGRAIVSSGKHQLQAVGTPGAVAQVLAALIENSLMHGGGTVALRTRVTGNQAVIEVTDEGPGVPADLGARIFERAISGRNSTGIGLAVARDLAEADGGRLEMLQAQPPVFGLFLSRTPLRRPQDGEEQTVR, encoded by the coding sequence GTGCGTCGCCGTCTCATCAACTCCACTCTGGCCGTCGTGCTGGTCGTGATCGCCGTGTTCGGGGTCTCGCTCGTCATCGTGGAGACCCGCACGATCAGCAACAGCGCCCAGGAGCGGGTGGACTCCGAGGCGGTGCGGCTGGTGAGCATCGTCGACAGTCGCATCCTCGGCGACGAGCTGATCAGCGCCGGCGTCCTCAAGGACCAGGTCACGGGCGACCGGTACGCACGCATCGAGATCCCGGGCCGCGCCGACATCCACATCGGCGACAAGCCCACCGGTGACGTGATCAAGTCGACCCGCAAGGGCGACCAGCGCGAGACGGTCACGGTCCAGGAGCCCCGTTCCGCGGTCACCCGTGAGGTCGGCCGTACGCTCCTGATCATCGCGGCGGTCGCCCTGCTCGCGGTGATCGCCGCCGTGCTCCTCGCGGTGCGCCAGGCCAACCGGCTCGCCTCCCCGCTGACCGACCTCGCGGAGACCGCCGAGCGGCTCGGCTCAGGGGATCCGCGGCCGCGCCACAAGCGCTACGGCGTCCCGGAGCTGGACCGCGTCGCGGACGTCCTGGACGGCTCGGCCGAGCGCATCGCCCGCATGCTGACGGCCGAGCGCCGCCTCGCGGCCGACGCCTCGCACCAGCTGCGTACGCCGCTGACCGCGCTGTCCATGCGGCTGGAGGAGATCACCCTCACCGACGACCCGGACATCGTGAAGGAGGAGGCGACCATCGCGCTGGGCCAGGTCGAGCGGCTCACGGACGTGGTCGAACGGCTCCTGACGAACTCCCGGGACCCGCGCACCGGCTCCGCCGTCACCTTCGACCTCGACGAGGTCATCAAGCAGCAGCTCGCGGAGTGGCGCCCGGCCTACCGCAACGCGGGCCGCGCGATCGTCAGCTCGGGCAAGCACCAGCTGCAGGCCGTCGGGACGCCCGGGGCCGTGGCCCAGGTCCTCGCGGCGCTGATCGAGAACTCCCTGATGCACGGTGGCGGCACGGTCGCGCTGCGTACGCGCGTCACCGGCAACCAGGCTGTGATCGAAGTCACCGACGAGGGGCCCGGTGTCCCGGCCGATCTGGGCGCCCGGATCTTCGAGCGGGCCATCAGCGGCCGGAACTCCACGGGGATCGGGCTCGCCGTGGCCCGTGACCTCGCGGAGGCCGATGGGGGGCGCCTGGAGATGCTCCAGGCGCAGCCTCCGGTGTTCGGGCTGTTCCTGTCGCGTACGCCGCTCAGACGGCCGCAGGACGGCGAGGAGCAGACGGTGCGCTAG
- a CDS encoding oligopeptide:H+ symporter yields the protein MASSLTKDSVSPGTPGSEKTFFGHPRGLATLFMTEMWERFSYYGMRALLPLYLVAPGGLHLSATAATAIYSVYLSLVYLLALPGGWFADRVLGPRKTVAVAGLVIMLGHLTLALPSSGTFYAGLGLVAIGSGLLKANISTMVGHLYDGPDDPRRDGGFTVFYIGINLGAFAAPLVIGTIGENVNWHLGFALAALGMALGLAQFLIGRRHLDTRSDVVPTPLSAAEKASTLRKGLLWLAVAAVFYAAVGFSGHYTLNWILVPLTVLGLVIPVWVIARIKRDKSLDRVEQSKMSAYIWFFIAAAVFWMIYDQGGSTLSIFAELSAENTVFGWEFPVSWYQSVNPVLIMALAPVFAWAWLALNRAGREPSTIVKFSSGLVLVGASFFLFLAPLSIAEGGHKAAAMWLVAIYFVQTVGELTVSPVGLSVTTKMAPAKYASQMMGVWFLAVTAGDATTGLLSIAGVDLNGMGVVALEATLAVIAGVAVYMYRNKVKSLMGDVR from the coding sequence ATGGCGTCCAGCCTGACGAAGGACTCGGTCTCTCCGGGCACCCCCGGTTCCGAGAAGACCTTCTTCGGCCACCCCCGCGGACTGGCCACTCTCTTCATGACCGAGATGTGGGAGCGATTCTCCTACTACGGCATGAGGGCACTCCTCCCGCTGTACCTGGTCGCACCCGGCGGCCTGCACCTGAGCGCGACCGCGGCCACCGCGATCTACTCGGTGTACCTGTCGCTCGTGTACCTGCTCGCCCTCCCCGGCGGCTGGTTCGCGGACCGTGTGCTCGGCCCCCGCAAGACCGTCGCCGTCGCCGGCCTGGTCATCATGCTCGGCCACCTGACGCTGGCGCTGCCCTCGTCCGGCACGTTCTACGCCGGTCTCGGCCTCGTCGCGATCGGCTCGGGTCTGCTGAAGGCCAACATCTCGACGATGGTCGGCCACCTCTACGACGGCCCGGACGACCCGCGCCGCGACGGCGGCTTCACCGTCTTCTACATCGGCATCAACCTCGGCGCCTTCGCCGCGCCGCTGGTCATCGGCACCATCGGCGAGAACGTCAACTGGCACCTGGGCTTCGCGCTCGCCGCGCTCGGCATGGCGCTGGGTCTGGCCCAGTTCCTGATCGGTCGCCGCCACCTCGACACGCGCTCCGACGTCGTCCCGACGCCGCTGTCCGCCGCGGAGAAGGCCTCGACGCTGCGCAAGGGTCTGCTGTGGCTGGCCGTCGCCGCCGTCTTCTACGCCGCCGTCGGCTTCTCCGGCCACTACACGCTGAACTGGATCCTGGTTCCGCTGACGGTCCTCGGCCTGGTCATCCCGGTCTGGGTCATCGCCCGTATCAAGCGGGACAAGTCCCTGGACCGTGTCGAGCAGTCGAAGATGTCCGCGTACATCTGGTTCTTCATCGCCGCGGCCGTCTTCTGGATGATCTACGACCAGGGCGGCTCCACGCTGTCGATCTTCGCCGAGTTGTCGGCCGAGAACACCGTGTTCGGCTGGGAGTTCCCGGTCTCCTGGTACCAGTCGGTCAACCCGGTGCTGATCATGGCCCTCGCCCCGGTCTTCGCCTGGGCCTGGCTGGCGCTGAACCGCGCCGGCAGGGAGCCGAGCACGATCGTGAAGTTCTCCTCGGGTCTGGTCCTGGTCGGCGCGTCGTTCTTCCTCTTCCTGGCTCCCCTGTCGATCGCCGAGGGCGGTCACAAGGCCGCCGCGATGTGGCTGGTCGCCATCTACTTCGTGCAGACCGTCGGCGAGCTGACCGTTTCCCCGGTCGGCCTCTCCGTCACCACGAAGATGGCTCCCGCGAAGTACGCCTCCCAGATGATGGGCGTCTGGTTCCTCGCCGTCACCGCCGGCGACGCCACGACGGGCCTGCTCTCCATCGCGGGCGTCGACCTCAACGGCATGGGCGTGGTCGCCCTGGAGGCCACCCTCGCCGTCATCGCCGGCGTCGCGGTCTACATGTACCGCAACAAGGTCAAGTCCCTGATGGGCGACGTCCGCTAG
- a CDS encoding RICIN domain-containing protein: MVRGEGQGTGDDAGNGGEGGDGVHAGAADARLTELLRADTRTSYAALRELRVRHRPAVLAYARLCTTADSAARQLTDRAFALAAQETARGTDPGGPWRHQLLLLAGRVAVTWAGDERAGRLDPGLLARLRTAGPEGPTPPLLDAFRSLPSRVQGLAWYGIVEREPEENTAGLLGLTREDVTYGTEPALQALRASFLKSHLAASGDPRCQDFRRLIEESVRPDSPRHSTDLRAHMAECAHCATAYEELSALRDDPHTGLAEGLLPWGGTAYATGAAARSRATAQAESATWGSLAAWPPSRRLVLASAALGVALAPLLLFLPSSGGSGPDTAGSAGAPVPPPAVTVTATVPTAPSASPTGSTDSPSPTRSSRPSKSASPSASHPTSGPPSAPPPPNSSYAQVVNRSTGRCLDIRDGDMEKGTDVITAPCSSAGTQRWRVDTDRGALQSYADPDFCLDSRGATDDGVGIWECDSLGGRNAVNLRFAVSADGAIRPAVAPDHALTPYGDDGLDLAPDTGRTEHLWRAGAGPA, from the coding sequence ATGGTTCGGGGCGAGGGGCAGGGGACCGGCGATGATGCCGGGAACGGGGGCGAGGGCGGGGACGGCGTGCACGCGGGTGCGGCCGACGCGCGGCTCACCGAGCTGCTGCGCGCGGACACCAGGACCTCGTACGCGGCTCTGCGAGAACTGCGCGTGCGCCACCGGCCGGCGGTCCTCGCGTACGCCCGTCTGTGCACCACCGCCGACTCCGCGGCGCGGCAGCTGACGGACCGCGCGTTCGCCCTGGCGGCCCAGGAGACCGCGCGCGGCACCGACCCCGGCGGCCCCTGGCGGCACCAACTCCTGCTGTTGGCTGGGCGGGTGGCCGTCACCTGGGCCGGGGACGAACGGGCCGGCCGGCTCGACCCCGGACTTCTCGCGCGACTGCGCACGGCCGGTCCCGAGGGCCCGACACCGCCGCTGCTCGACGCGTTCCGGTCGCTCCCCTCCCGGGTCCAGGGCCTCGCCTGGTACGGGATCGTGGAGCGGGAGCCCGAGGAGAACACGGCGGGCCTGCTCGGGCTCACCCGCGAGGACGTGACGTACGGAACGGAACCCGCACTCCAGGCACTTCGCGCGTCCTTTCTGAAGAGCCACCTCGCCGCCTCCGGCGATCCGCGCTGCCAGGACTTCCGCCGACTGATCGAGGAGTCGGTACGCCCCGACAGCCCCCGCCACAGCACGGATCTGCGCGCCCACATGGCCGAGTGCGCGCACTGCGCCACCGCGTACGAGGAGTTGTCCGCGCTGCGGGACGACCCGCACACGGGCCTGGCCGAGGGGCTGTTGCCGTGGGGCGGCACGGCGTACGCCACGGGCGCGGCCGCCCGCTCGCGCGCCACCGCGCAGGCGGAGTCGGCCACTTGGGGCTCCCTGGCCGCCTGGCCGCCCTCCCGTCGCCTCGTCCTGGCCTCCGCGGCGCTCGGGGTCGCCCTGGCCCCACTGCTGCTCTTCCTCCCCTCCTCGGGCGGCTCAGGGCCCGACACGGCGGGAAGCGCGGGGGCTCCGGTGCCCCCGCCGGCGGTCACGGTGACGGCCACGGTCCCGACGGCGCCCTCCGCCTCCCCCACGGGCAGCACCGACTCCCCGTCCCCGACGAGGAGTTCACGCCCGTCGAAGTCGGCGTCCCCGAGCGCGTCCCACCCGACGTCCGGCCCGCCGTCCGCCCCGCCGCCGCCGAACAGCAGTTACGCCCAGGTCGTGAACCGCTCCACCGGCCGCTGTCTGGACATCCGGGACGGCGACATGGAGAAGGGCACGGACGTCATCACGGCCCCCTGCTCCTCGGCCGGCACCCAGCGCTGGCGCGTCGACACCGACCGGGGTGCCCTGCAGTCGTACGCGGATCCCGACTTCTGTCTGGACAGCCGCGGCGCGACCGACGACGGCGTGGGCATCTGGGAGTGCGACTCGCTCGGCGGCCGCAACGCCGTGAACCTGCGGTTCGCGGTGTCCGCCGACGGCGCGATCCGCCCGGCCGTCGCCCCGGACCACGCGCTGACGCCGTACGGCGACGACGGCCTGGACCTGGCCCCGGACACGGGACGGACGGAGCACTTGTGGCGGGCGGGGGCGGGGCCTGCCTGA
- a CDS encoding ATP-binding protein, with translation MSTTRPYPPGDRGPEPGDGGASGTPPGGTPVVRRARRLNFDGASGVVPLARDFARQALYEWGWLPAATADQRAAAEDVLLVVSELVTNACLHAEGPDELLIACENKVFRVEVSDRGAGQPAPRTPHRAGRPGGHGMFIVQRLCLDWGVIRSAGVAGKTVWAELGAPA, from the coding sequence ATGAGCACCACCCGGCCTTACCCGCCGGGCGACCGCGGCCCGGAACCGGGCGACGGCGGCGCTTCCGGGACGCCTCCGGGCGGCACGCCCGTCGTGCGTCGTGCCCGTCGGCTGAACTTCGACGGCGCGAGCGGGGTCGTCCCGCTCGCCCGCGACTTCGCCCGTCAGGCGTTGTACGAGTGGGGCTGGCTGCCCGCGGCCACCGCCGACCAACGGGCCGCGGCCGAGGACGTCCTGCTGGTCGTCTCCGAGCTGGTCACGAATGCCTGTCTGCATGCCGAGGGCCCGGACGAGCTTTTGATCGCCTGCGAGAACAAGGTGTTCCGCGTCGAGGTCTCCGACCGGGGGGCGGGTCAGCCCGCGCCGCGCACGCCGCACCGGGCCGGGCGGCCCGGGGGCCACGGGATGTTCATCGTGCAGCGGCTGTGTCTGGACTGGGGTGTGATCCGTTCGGCCGGGGTCGCGGGCAAGACGGTCTGGGCGGAGCTCGGGGCGCCGGCTTAG
- a CDS encoding COG1470 family protein, protein MPFVPPAARVLCLAAVALLAVAPTVAADGGWSVVPAAGGREARPYFYAEGAPGTVLQDTVSVLNPGGKPLTVRLRGADADNTRSGGFSVRTRATDTGAWITFAERTVRIPARTRADVPFTVSVPAGATPGDHPGAIVASAAGRTAAVRVHLRVEGPTLSALTVEHVRVDGGRISYELVNRGTTVLTPKLAVRAEGLFGEVLDRAPRTLPVELLPGRRVALTEPWPDRPALDSVDVEVAVTAAGGAHDEAGASARFVPWGAVAGAAAGLAVCAAGGHWFVRRRRRPRETPDAGQPRTEAELTGAVT, encoded by the coding sequence ATGCCGTTCGTACCGCCCGCCGCCCGTGTTCTCTGTCTTGCCGCCGTCGCACTTCTGGCCGTCGCCCCCACCGTCGCGGCCGACGGCGGCTGGTCCGTCGTGCCGGCGGCCGGCGGGCGGGAGGCACGGCCGTACTTCTACGCGGAGGGCGCGCCCGGCACGGTCCTGCAGGACACGGTGTCGGTGCTCAACCCGGGCGGGAAGCCGCTCACCGTACGGCTCCGGGGTGCGGACGCCGACAACACGAGGAGCGGCGGATTCTCCGTGCGGACCAGGGCGACGGACACCGGTGCCTGGATCACCTTCGCCGAGCGGACGGTGCGGATCCCGGCACGTACCCGCGCCGACGTGCCGTTCACCGTGAGCGTCCCGGCGGGCGCCACGCCCGGCGACCACCCCGGCGCGATCGTCGCGAGCGCCGCCGGCCGGACCGCGGCCGTACGCGTCCATCTGCGGGTCGAGGGCCCCACCCTCTCCGCGCTCACCGTCGAGCACGTACGGGTCGACGGCGGGCGCATCTCGTACGAACTGGTCAACCGCGGCACCACCGTGCTGACCCCGAAACTCGCCGTACGCGCCGAGGGGCTCTTCGGCGAGGTGCTCGACCGGGCCCCGCGCACCCTGCCCGTCGAACTGCTCCCCGGCCGCCGCGTCGCGCTCACCGAACCCTGGCCCGACCGGCCCGCGCTCGACTCCGTCGACGTCGAGGTGGCGGTCACGGCGGCGGGCGGGGCGCACGACGAGGCGGGCGCGTCGGCGCGGTTCGTGCCATGGGGAGCGGTGGCGGGCGCGGCGGCCGGGCTCGCGGTGTGTGCGGCCGGCGGCCACTGGTTCGTACGGCGTCGTAGGCGGCCGCGGGAGACACCGGACGCCGGACAGCCGCGTACGGAAGCCGAGTTGACGGGAGCGGTGACGTGA
- a CDS encoding neocarzinostatin apoprotein domain-containing protein: MAGATASAAEKPAVKLSRSQAGTGGSITVSGTGWRPNALLMMLICGQSSTDRGVIGGTNSCANADGRAVTTDAKGAFSKKLPVAEPPKPCPCVVHVATVTGEKAEADAPFLVAGHDVEPLPKQDSGGRLSVLTDTRLDGSSGLLAWFGAPPSRKLVFTVGNVGTTAVKNPVFQVGTSHGVFAPQWEEQQWRGTIGPGEKERITLPVELTAGAHGDYTVSLKFGGKVLAEQPWGVGRPWGVTLFWILVCVVVPAALFRIGMAVVDRIRPRGSAGRAGRFGGGRGGRPGRPGRGAHGVRRGGLRLPEVTLRMPKLSLTPASSDESEADTTTRTPARTNPSLPWFTPDTDPGAAEADQLSAPHENSPTTPTRKGNT, from the coding sequence ATGGCGGGGGCGACCGCCTCGGCGGCGGAGAAGCCGGCGGTCAAGCTGTCCAGGTCCCAGGCGGGGACGGGCGGTTCGATCACCGTGAGCGGTACGGGGTGGCGGCCGAACGCGCTGCTGATGATGCTGATCTGCGGGCAGTCCTCGACCGACCGGGGTGTGATCGGCGGGACCAACTCCTGTGCCAACGCGGACGGCCGGGCCGTCACGACCGACGCGAAAGGCGCCTTCAGCAAGAAGCTGCCGGTCGCCGAGCCGCCCAAGCCGTGCCCCTGCGTGGTGCACGTGGCGACGGTCACCGGGGAGAAGGCGGAGGCGGACGCCCCGTTCCTGGTCGCCGGACACGACGTCGAGCCGCTGCCCAAGCAGGACAGTGGCGGACGGCTCTCGGTGCTCACCGACACCCGGCTCGACGGGTCGAGCGGCCTGCTCGCCTGGTTCGGCGCGCCGCCGTCCCGCAAGCTCGTCTTCACCGTCGGCAACGTCGGCACCACCGCCGTCAAGAACCCGGTGTTCCAAGTCGGCACCTCCCACGGCGTGTTCGCCCCGCAGTGGGAGGAACAGCAGTGGCGCGGCACCATCGGGCCCGGCGAGAAGGAACGGATCACCCTGCCGGTCGAGCTGACCGCCGGCGCGCACGGCGACTACACGGTCTCGCTCAAGTTCGGCGGCAAGGTGCTCGCCGAACAGCCGTGGGGCGTGGGCCGGCCCTGGGGCGTGACGCTCTTCTGGATCCTCGTCTGCGTCGTCGTACCGGCCGCGCTCTTCCGGATCGGGATGGCCGTGGTCGACCGGATCCGGCCGCGCGGGTCCGCCGGACGTGCCGGTCGCTTCGGCGGCGGCAGGGGAGGGCGGCCGGGACGTCCCGGGCGTGGCGCGCACGGTGTGCGGCGCGGCGGGCTCCGGCTGCCCGAAGTCACCCTGCGCATGCCGAAGTTGAGCCTCACGCCGGCCTCCTCGGACGAGTCCGAGGCCGACACCACGACACGTACGCCGGCCCGTACGAACCCGTCCCTGCCCTGGTTCACCCCGGACACCGATCCGGGGGCGGCCGAGGCCGATCAGCTCTCCGCACCGCACGAGAACAGTCCGACGACCCCCACCAGGAAGGGAAACACGTGA
- a CDS encoding STAS domain-containing protein — MDRGTVGSAQSGRLLVEVREEGASAVVTPAGELDHHTADLLREPIEECLDRGFARLVVDCSRLEFCDSTGLNVLLGARLKAEAAGGGVHLAGMLPVVSRVFEITGAEAVFTLHDTLAEALDEPGSDGSGVGEPGPGPGDQSP, encoded by the coding sequence ATGGACCGCGGGACGGTCGGCAGCGCACAGTCGGGCCGGCTTCTGGTCGAGGTGCGGGAAGAGGGCGCCAGCGCCGTCGTGACCCCGGCCGGTGAGTTGGATCACCATACGGCGGATCTACTGCGCGAACCGATCGAGGAATGCCTCGATCGCGGGTTCGCGCGCCTCGTCGTGGACTGCTCACGGCTGGAGTTCTGCGACTCCACGGGGCTGAACGTGCTGCTCGGCGCCCGGCTGAAGGCCGAGGCCGCGGGCGGCGGGGTCCATCTGGCGGGCATGCTGCCGGTGGTGTCCCGGGTCTTCGAGATCACCGGGGCGGAAGCCGTCTTCACCCTCCACGACACACTCGCAGAGGCTCTGGACGAGCCCGGGTCCGACGGGTCCGGGGTCGGTGAACCCGGGCCCGGCCCGGGCGACCAGTCGCCCTGA
- a CDS encoding LPXTG cell wall anchor domain-containing protein, whose translation MYPKRTAALASAAALAGSAVLMAAPAARADVVDVNYQCKTPIGDKSAVSPIDIKGVKSGSGYQITMTFEKGVSSSPVDLGKGAMNPSAVIKLGGAETGTLAVKGPANPATVPANTPIKITDLTGTYTPKKTGKVTFTPGVLTIKALGTTTTCTPSNSPKVSLTLDVTAAGGGTTGSSQDAPAGGEELPQTGPEDSAIALGTLGGTVLLAGAAGVLWLTRRNQAHR comes from the coding sequence ATGTACCCGAAACGAACCGCCGCGCTCGCGTCCGCCGCGGCCCTGGCCGGCTCGGCGGTGCTGATGGCCGCCCCCGCTGCCCGGGCCGACGTGGTGGACGTCAACTACCAGTGCAAGACACCCATCGGTGACAAGTCCGCCGTCTCGCCCATCGACATCAAGGGCGTCAAGAGCGGCAGCGGCTACCAGATCACCATGACCTTCGAGAAGGGCGTCTCGTCCAGCCCCGTCGACCTGGGCAAGGGCGCGATGAACCCGAGCGCGGTCATCAAGCTGGGTGGCGCCGAGACCGGCACGCTGGCGGTCAAGGGGCCCGCCAACCCGGCGACCGTGCCCGCCAACACGCCGATCAAGATCACCGACCTCACGGGTACGTACACCCCGAAGAAGACCGGCAAGGTCACCTTCACGCCGGGTGTGCTGACCATCAAGGCCCTCGGTACGACGACCACGTGCACGCCCTCCAACAGCCCGAAGGTCTCGCTGACCCTGGACGTCACGGCGGCCGGCGGCGGGACGACGGGCTCCTCGCAGGACGCCCCCGCGGGCGGCGAGGAACTCCCGCAGACCGGTCCCGAGGACTCCGCGATCGCCCTCGGCACGCTCGGCGGCACGGTGCTGCTGGCGGGCGCGGCCGGAGTGCTGTGGCTGACCCGCAGGAACCAGGCCCACCGCTGA